A genomic window from Salvia hispanica cultivar TCC Black 2014 chromosome 5, UniMelb_Shisp_WGS_1.0, whole genome shotgun sequence includes:
- the LOC125189895 gene encoding uncharacterized protein LOC125189895, with product MAIIEPLTSPKPDFFSRMFGLQFKGVNGNGQIWLFAENGMEADDWDISEQVLHTRISSDLFPIPLHLSVVYGKCSREGRLPLWDKLRELAVRMEGRPWLVGGDFNVFLSEEERQGSSKNRVREMVDFANTISDCQLLDLDTDGAKFTWARGNIFEKLDRALIGERWQELFATTRVTNLPRIMSDHGPLLIQCQLPGPPTRPSFRFQSMWIRHHSFLNEVERCWIEPTGEKGMLNLQLKLGRVKKCLKWWNKNVFGNVFEKVKQADLAAQEAHKKFEHDQSPSSRLEMNRTAAELVLALRMEEDYWKPKAAIRWTVEGERNTKYFQGWVKQKRAKSRIHAIEEEGRVITDSGELSASAVRFFQNLLSSDTDILHEPDLDLLASLPPDFDMQVLDSLPTIQEVKNVVFGINADSASGPDGFSLFFQTCWDIVGADVSEAVIDFFQGAEMPRGLAATMIVLIPKKKSPTKWSEFRPISLCNVSNKIISKLL from the coding sequence ATGGCCATCATTGAGCCACTAACAAGCCCAAAGCCGGATTTCTTCAGTAGAATGTTTGGGCTGCAATTCAAAGGGGTGAATGGAAATGGTCAAATATGGTTGTTTGCAGAAAATGGAATGGAGGCTGATGACTGGGACATCTCAGAACAGGTTCTTCATACTCGTATTTCCTCTGATCTTTTTCCTATTCCTTTGCATCTGTCAGTAGTGTATGGAAAATGCTCGAGAGAAGGGAGGCTCCCCCTTTGGGATAAACTTAGAGAGCTTGCAGTGAGAATGGAGGGCCGGCCATGGCTGGTAGGAGGGGACTTTAATGTTTTCCTCTCGGAAGAAGAAAGGCAAGGTTCCAGCAAAAATAGGGTAAGGGAGATGGTGGATTTTGCTAATACTATAAGTGATTGCCAGCTCCTGGATCTTGATACCGATGGTGCAAAATTCACATGGGCAAGAGGGaatatttttgagaaattgGACAGAGCTTTGATTGGGGAGAGGTGGCAGGAGCTTTTTGCTACAACAAGAGTTACTAATCTGCCTAGAATAATGTCTGATCATGGCCCGCTGCTTATTCAATGTCAACTTCCTGGTCCTCCCACCCGTCCTTCTTTTAGATTTCAGAGTATGTGGATCAGACACCACTCCTTTTTGAACGAGGTGGAGAGGTGCTGGATTGAACCCACGGGGGAGAAGGGCATGCTAAATTTGCAGCTGAAACTGGGGCGTGTTAAAAAGTGCCTGAAGTGGTGGAATAAAAATGTCTTTGGAAATGTCTTTGAAAAGGTAAAGCAAGCCGACCTTGCAGCTCAGGAGGCTCATAAAAAGTTTGAGCATGATCAGTCTCCTTCCTCAAGATTGGAGATGAATAGAACCGCAGCAGAGCTTGTGCTTGCTTTAAGAATGGAGGAAGATTATTGGAAGCCAAAAGCAGCCATTAGATGGACAGTtgagggagagagaaataCTAAATACTTTCAAGGTTGGGTGAAACAAAAAAGGGCAAAGTCTAGGATCCATGCCATTGAGGAGGAGGGAAGAGTCATAACAGACAGTGGAGAGCTGAGTGCCTCGGCTGTCAGGTTCTTCCAGAATTTATTATCCTCTGACACTGATATTTTACATGAACCAGATTTGGATCTTCTGGCCTCTCTGCCCCCGGATTTTGATATGCAGGTGCTGGACAGCCTTCCCACGATTCAGGAAGTCAAGAATGTAGTGTTTGGGATAAATGCGGATAGTGCATCGGGGCCGGATGGGTTCTCCCTTTTCTTTCAAACTTGCTGGGATATTGTTGGTGCTGATGTCTCTGAAGCGGTTATTGATTTCTTTCAAGGAGCCGAGATGCCAAGAGGCTTGGCGGCAACAATGATCGTCTTAATTCCTAAGAAGAAAAGCCCTACTAAATGGTCGGAATTCAGGCCAATAAGCTTGTGTAACGTgtccaataaaattatatcaaagCTCTTGTAG
- the LOC125188719 gene encoding uncharacterized protein LOC125188719: protein MNGISSNGKTRNFEKTHPGCLGRMVNLFELNIGVSADRLLTDKPHGDGSPVSKSRSDVSSMGHSLDQIEEKVIVSEYLDTISNKNTNTTPVKMLSAQEMCKEVDSRNRPPNLVAKLMGLDPIPQHELGAATQRSHSKGHPRCHSEIPMSNWEQQNGLFHHVERDEFKDVYEIWQQSKKSTRKGRHDETTKDTKLAFVRQKFVEAKRLSMDENLRQSKQFQDALEVLNSNKDLFLKCLQEPNFAISQQLYDLHSIPPPDTKRITVLRPSKMAGNHDVAAGNREDKQMDKCAFVHLNGLEKGHLGNSPSASWKNYETLTQPTRIVVLKPSLGKLLDDKAVGSPQSQSARVHGEEFFGEEEDNDNQESREIAKSVTQQMREKLGRHHRDETLFSSGFSNGYVADESSFNRSEIEYPAGNISDSEAASPLSRHSWDYVNRLGSPFSSSSFSRASYSPESSVCREAKKRLSERWVMMASSGSCQEQRHVRRSSSTLGEMLALSETKKVALPGEGGSSNQESKGVNYHLFSEQRTNRNVDSSTINLSRSKSLPVSCNKLGTGLHALVSASEKDKLEISKDRKVRSSKSSLKGKVSNFFSSRNKKSSKENFLVSDTKHECPSCPADIISGKTESLVSKGHDSEPADLLGSSIKASSSNPIFKKGLISPEAELSVSEPIVFANFTENQDQPSPVSVLDPLFEDCDNTKKVFSHYGKPDQHGYELPHNAISSNLIDKSPPIGSIARTLSWDDSCMDTALSYPIKESSIAQGTEEGEREWVLLVETLLSVAGLQGEVQSESFLARWHSLESPLNPSLRDKYVDLNEKDTLHEAKRRQKRSMQKLVFDCVNAVLVDVAGYGSGPTQRAIPSIKSNTNMLDEVWVRMSAWFSSDVECDDEDNNSLVVDRVMRKEVVDSGWVDHLRLEMDNLGKEIEVELLEEIVQEAVVELTGRE from the exons ATGAATGGTATTTCAAGCAATGGCAAGACTAGAAACTTTGAAAAGACACATCCAGGATGCTTAGGAAGAATGGTGAACCTGTTCGAGTTGAACATTGGTGTATCTGCCGACAGACTTCTAACTGATAAACCACATGGAGATG GTTCACCTGTCTCAAAAAGCAGATCAGATGTATCAAGCATGGGCCATTCTCTTGatcaaattgaagaaaaagtg ATAGTATCTGAATATCTGGACacaatttcaaacaaaaacacaaatacGACGCCTGTGAAGATGCTCAGTGCGCAAGAGATGTGTAAAGAAGTGGACTCCAGAAACAGACCACCTAATTTAGTTGCAAAGTTGATGGGGCTTGATCCCATTCCACAACACGAACTTGGCGCTGCAACGCAAAGAAGCCACTCTAAAGGTCATCCTCGATGTCATTCAGAGATACCTATGAGTAACTGGGAACAACAGAATGGACTTTTTCATCATGTAGAGAGAGATGAATTCAAAGATGTTTATGAAATATGGCAGCAATCAAAGAAATCAACACGGAAGGGAAGGCATGATGAAACTACAAAGGACACAAAGCTGGCTTTTGTTCGTCAGAAATTTGTTGAAGCAAAACGCCTTTCCATGGATGAAAATCTTCGCCAGTCTAAGCAATTCCAAGATGCGTTAGAAGTTTTGAATTCCAATAAAGATTTATTTCTTAAGTGTTTGCAGGAACcaaattttgcaatttcaCAGCAACTGTACGATCTGCATTCAATTCCTCCACCTGACACAAAGCGTATCACTGTTCTTAGACCTTCAAAGATGGCTGGGAATCATGATGTTGCTGCTGGGAACAGAGAAGATAAACAAATGGATAAGTGTGCCTTTGTTCATCTGAATGGTTTGGAAAAAGGTCATCTGGGGAATTCCCCTTCTGCAAGTTGGAAGAATTATGAAACTCTTACTCAACCGACTCGAATAGTTGTTCTAAAACCAAGTCTCGGAAAATTACTTGATGATAAGGCTGTGGGCTCTCCACAATCCCAGTCAGCAAGGGTGCATGGTGAAGAGTTTTTTggcgaagaagaagacaaTGATAATCAGGAATCCAGAGAAATTGCAAAATCAGTTACTCAGCAAATGCGTGAAAAACTTGGTAGGCACCACCGAGATGAAACCTTGTTTTCGTCAGGTTTTTCTAATGGCTATGTCGCTGATGAAAGTTCATTTAATAGATCAGAAATCGAGTATCCAGCTGGTAATATTAGTGATTCAGAAGCTGCGTCACCTTTGTCTAGGCACTCCTGGGATTATGTCAATAGGCTTGGTAGTCCATTCTCGTCCTCCTCTTTTAGTAGAGCATCTTATTCTCCAGAATCATCAGTTTGCAGAGAAGCAAAGAAACGTCTTTCTGAAAGGTGGGTCATGATGGCATCTAGTGGGAGCTGTCAAGAACAAAGACATGTACGGAGAAGCTCGAGTACATTGGGTGAAATGCTTGCTCTGTCTGAGACAAAGAAGGTTGCTTTACCTGGGGAAGGAGGCAGTTCCAATCAAGAATCAAAGGGTGTAAATTATCACTTATTCAGTGAACAGAGGACAAACAGAAATGTGGATAGTTCAACAATAAATCTCAGCAGGTCAAAGTCTCTGCCTGTATCATGTAATAAGTTAGGAACTGGGCTACATGCCTTAGTTTCAGCTTCTGAGAAGGATAAACTGGAAATTTCGAAGGACAGGAAAGTAAGAAGTTCCAAATCATCGTTGAAAGGGaaagtttcaaattttttctcCTCAAGGAACAAAAAGAGTAGTAAAGAAAATTTCCTTGTATCTGACACCAAACATGAATGCCCCTCTTGTCCTGCAGACATTATCAGCGGTAAAACTGAAAGTCTTGTTAGCAAAGGGCATGACTCTGAGCCAGCTGATCTGCTGGGGTCATCAATTAAGGCATCTTCTTCAAACCCTATCTTCAAGAAGGGCCTGATATCTCCGGAG GCAGAGTTGTCTGTATCAGAACCAATTGTATTTGCAAATTTTACTGAAAATCAGGACCAGCCTAGTCCAGTATCCGTCTTAGATCCACTCTTTGAGGATTGTGATAACACGAAGAAAGTGTTCTCCCATTATGGCAAGCCCGATCAACATG GATATGAGTTGCCACACAATGCAATTAGTTCAAACTTAATTGACAAATCACCACCTATTGGTTCTATTGCTCGTACCCTATCATGGGACGACTCGTGCATGGACACAGCTTTATCATACCCCATCAAGGAATCCTCAATTGCCCAAGGAACTGAGGAAGGAGAGCGAGAATGGGTTCTTCTAGTTGAGACATTACTCTCTGTAGCTGGGTTGCAGGGTGAGGTGCAATCAGAATCATTTCTGGCAAGATGGCACTCGCTGGAAAGCCCTCTGAATCCATCGTTAAGAGACAAGTACGTTGATCTAAACGAGAAGGACACACTGCACGAGGCCAAGCGGAGGCAAAAGAGATCAATGCAAAAGCTTGTGTTTGATTGCGTAAATGCAGTGTTAGTGGACGTAGCAGGATACGGGTCTGGTCCCACCCAACGAGCCATTCCAAGCATTAAGTCCAACACTAACATGTTGGATGAGGTGTGGGTTCGGATGAGTGCTTGGTTTAGTAGTGATGTCGAATGTGATGACGAGGACAACAACAGCCTGGTGGTTGATAGGGTCATGAGGAAGGAGGTGGTGGACAGTGGGTGGGTAGATCATTTGAGATTGGAGATGGATAATTTGGGTAAGGAAATTGAAGTGGAATTGCTGGAAGAGATTGTGCAGGAGGCAGTGGTTGAATTGACAGGTAGAGAGTGA